DNA from Thermomicrobiales bacterium:
CGCGTCCGCGGATCAGCAGCAGCGCATCGCGGCGACGATCGGCGGTGATGCCGGCGACGAGAGCGAGGACTGCGCCTCCGACGCCGATCAGGCCGACGGTCATGAGCGAGAGGATGGCGCGGGTCAGGTTCCGCTGGCTGCTGTAGTCGCGCAGGATGCGGGACAGGCCCGAGGTGACGGCGATCTTGGTGGGATCGGTGAAGACCGCACCGTACTGGGCGTCAAGCTTGCGCATGTCGGCGGTGAGCGCGCTGAAGTTGCCGGCGTCGAACTTCGAAGAATCGACGAAGTAGCGCCAGTAGTACTGGAAGGGCAGCTCAACGCCTGAGCCGCCACCGAGTGTGGAGTAAGCGTCCGGGGCGAAGAGCGCGGTGGCGAAGATCTGGACGACCATGCCATCGTCGAACTCAAGCGCCCGATTCAGGCGGGTGTCGCTGATCCAGTACTCCTCGTCAACGTCGTTCACCTCGAACAGGCCAGAGATGCGAATCGCAATCGGGTGAATCTGGTTATAGGGAATGCGGCGGACAATCGGATCATCGGCGGACGGCCGCAAGAAGCAACCCAGTCGCCAACAGCAACCTGAATCTGGCGCGCCGTCTCAGTCGAGATTGCGACCTCAAAGACTGCGGCTTCCTGCGGCGGATCAGCACCGGCGACCGGGACGGACTCGTCGACGACCTGCGGCATCGCGCCTTCGACAAGGGTCAGGTGCTGTTCGACATCCTGCTGGTAACGCAGGGTGACAAAGCGTGGGAACGGGAATGGGTGATCGGGGTCGTTCTCGACAGTGTAGCGGGTCGTATCAATGATGAACGACGGGTCGCTGGTCACCTCCTGAATCGAGGAGGCCAGGGAAGAGCGGAACTCGCGACCGGCGTCGTCGACCGGGCCGAGGACGTTATCAGGGCTGCCGGCCGGGATGCTGGCGACCTGTCGGGCGATGAGGTTGCGTGAGATGGAAGAGGCGTTGTCGATAGCGTAGCGCATACCGTCGTCGGCCATGCGGTTGAACAGACGCGGGATAGCGGCGAAGACGATCGTCGTGATGATGACGGCGGCGATGATGACGATGACGAGCTCGCGCTCACCACGGAGGCGGCGCAGGAGCGCGGACACGACGCCGATGAATGGCGCTGAGGAAGACGGTCGGGCGGGGGACTTTGCATCAGCCACGCGCTACTCCTCCCCCAGACGCAGCAGGCCACCGAGACCGACGCGCCGCAACAGAATGCCCGAAACCAGCACAACCAGGACGAGCAGGCCGATGATGGCTAGCTCCAGCAACAGGATGGTCGCCCACGGGATCGTCACGATCACCGCAGGGATTACTGCTCCTGCCGATTGGGTCAAGGTGACGAACGGCAGGACGAGCCAGGCGAGACCGAGGCCGAGCAGCGTGCCGCCAACGACGCTCATCGCGACGAGCAGGCCGTTCTCCAGCGAGAGCCAGCCGCTGAGCTGACGCGGGGAGAGGCCGAGCGCGCGGAGCAGGGCGAATTCAGTCAGACGCTCGTGGGCCGAGACGGCGGAGCTGACGATGAAGCCAACGGAGGCAAAGAGAGCGGCGGCAACGAAGCCGACCGAGAGTGCGCCGATGATGCCGAGCGCGACCGGGTCGGTCTGGAGCGCCTGCACGCGAGCGTCGCCGGACTGGAGCTTCCAGGTGGAGAACGGCGCGGCATCGAGGGTTGTTTCGACTCTGTCGGACGAGCCGGGCCGGACCGCGATCCACCACTCCTCGACCGGCTGGAGCAGGCCACTGTTCAGGTAGCTCAACGTTTGCAGGGTCGGCAGGTCAACGACGATCGATGGACGGTTCGATGCGGTCGTTGGAAACGCTTCGATCGCGCCGACGATGTTCACATCACGCCGCGTGCCACCGAGGTCCATCTGGACCGTGTCGCCGACAGCGGACTCGGTGCCTTGCAGGAAGGAGGTGGAGGCGACGATCGGGACTGTCGCGGGGACTTCTATCGTTCCGGGGCGGAGTGAGTAGACCATCGGGAGCAGGATGTCGCGGGTGACTGAGCCGGTCGAAATGTGAGCCGAAGGGACGCCATCGGCGGCAATGAGATCGATGGTGGCAGCGTCGGCAAGGCCACTCACGCTGCTCAACGATGCAACCCATCCTGCACCCAGATCGACAGGCGTCCAGTCATCGCCATCGAGCGTTGGGCTGACGGCGAGTGTTGGGATCGCGAACTGGCCGGTGCGGGCAATGGCACGAGGCACGATCGAGCGGATATCGATACTGACGATCGAGAGCGGGGACGTCGGAGCAGCGACGCTGTCCTGCGACATGGCGGACGCCAGCGGAATCTCCAGCACTGTCTGGCTTGCGAGTCGGGCAGTATCGACGCGATAGAGGACGCCGGTGCCGTCGCGCACGATGAGTGACAGGCTGAATGGCGGCGGTTCAGGCTGCACGTCGACGCCCTCAACTGGATCGAGCGTGATGCTGGCGGTCATGCGCAGACGCTGCACATCGCCGGGGAGCTCGAGGGCCGGGAGGCTGGGTCGACCGTCCAGGAGCGACTGCATCAGATCGGGGAAGGCAGTCTCGGACAGGTCGGATCGGAAGTGCACGACGGACGGCGCAGTTGAAGCTTCGAGCGCGATGATCTGGCCGGTGCCGGCTGACCGCGAGACGCTGGTGACATCGCGAATGGTTGGCATTGAGTTCTGGACACCGTCGATCTGGGCGTAGCCGTTGGCGAGGTTCCACTGCGGGAGGGCGGTGCCAGTGCGCAGATCGGGGGTAACACGGAAGTCGCTGCCGACCTGGAAGGCGGCTTGGTCGATTTGCGAGCGCCGCCAGGTGGCGGTGTAGGAGACGGCGAAGAGGCCGATCGAGAGCGCCAGGATCAGCAGCAGGGCGGCTCGGGCGTAGCGGGCAGGACGACGGGACACTTGCCAGACGCCGAGTGAGGCGATCAGGCCACGCGTCCGGACGACTGCGCGGTCGATGGCGCGCGCGCCGAGCGGGATGATGCGCAGTGCGGCGACAGCGCCGGCGAGCATGCCGATCGCCGGGGCGGCGACGAGGAACGGGTCCAGCCCGAGGCGGCCCTGGACGGTCTCGGTGATCGGCGCGCCGTAGCGACGCAGCTGCCAGTAGCCGAGGACGCCGATGGCGAGCAGGGCGAGGTCGATGCCGCCGCGCTGGGCGAAACCACGAGCGCCTTCGCGGCCAGCGCCGGAGCGGGCTTCGATGAAGGTGCGGGCGGTGAGGCCGGCCGGCAGCACGAGAGCGATGACGCAGGCGACGGCGGCGACCGCCGAGAGCAGGTAAGCGAGCGGCGATATCTGCGGCTGGAGGCGCAGCTCGATCGCTGTCAGCGGTCCGACAACATTCAGCAGACGCAACGTGGCGGCGGCGATGAGCGGCCCGGCGATCGCTGCGGGAATGGCCAGTAGCAGGCCCTCCATCAGGGCCATCGCGGCGATCTGACCGTTGCTTGCGCCACGAGAGCGCAGCAGCGCAGTCTCGACGCGGCGTTGCTCTACCAGCAAACCGGCGGTGAGGACGAGTGCGTAGCCGGCCAGGATGGCGAGCTGCAGGGTCAGGATCATGACACCGGTGCGGGTAACGAGCAGTGAGCGCTCGGCACGGCGCAGGATATTGACCAGGTCGGTATCGACGGCGACGCGGTTGCGTACGCCGAGGTCGGCCTCCAGTCGTGCGCCGAGATTGTTCACGTTCGAGCGGAGCTGGGCGATTTCGTTGACCTGCAGCTGCTCGACAACCGGATAGATACGCCAGAGGACTTGCGAGGACGAGGGCGTTACGGCGGACGAAAAGAAGGTCGCGGGCGTGACGATGAACGGGCCGTAGGTGGTGAAGGACTGACCGTCCTTGACACCGACGAGCACCTGCTCGTCGTCCCACCAGAACGGGTCGGAGGCGTCGTTGATGTGGAAGATGCCGACGAGACGGATGGTGGTGTGGACGTCGACATCGCGGCGATTCGCGAGGGTGAGCTCGTCGCCAATCGAGAGGCCGAGCAGCTCGGCAGAGGCGTCGGAGATGGCAGTTTCGACGATGCCGGAAGCAGTCTCCGGCCAGCGACCGTCAGCGATGGTGGCGTGTTGCTCGATGCCATCGTAGAAGCTGAAGATGGCGAGGTCGCGGACGTTCTCCTGATCGGGCAGAGCGTAGGAATCTGAGACACCGACGCGGACGATTGGGCCGCCGGTTGCGGCGAACGCGTCGCCGGCGATCCTGACGACAGCGTCATCGAAGCGGCGGACGTCGTCGGGGACGATGCGGGCGCTGATCTGGACGTTCGACTCGGCGACGGGCGCGTCATTCAGCGTACGATGCAGGCCGCTGAGGCCGACTGCCGACGCGTAGATCGGGCCGGAGGAAAGCAGGGTCGTCGCGAGGGTCACGATCAACAGCGCAGCGGCGAGGATCAACCAGTCGGCCCGGCCACGTTGGATGATGACTCGCCAGGCGGCGGCGAAGATAGCGACCATGATCCTCCCCGACAGTCGACAGACGTTGTCGACCGGCGCACCACACGCTCGGCTTCAAGGCCGAGCGAGCATCAGACAGCTCGTTTACCGATGCTGGACGATGCTAACAGAAGTTACGGGGAGCGCCAGTGGTTTGGACGCAACAGAGGGGGCTATTTGCCGATGCGCTTCGCCGTCGGACCACCGGCTTCGACAGATTCAGGTGCTTGCCAGGACCACTCATGGTTCAGGCGGAGCAGGCCACGGGATTGGTCGCTGGACGGTGCGACGGTGATCTGCGACTCGCTGCGATCGACGACATCGCGGTCGTCGCCACCGAGGTTGGTGAGCGTCGCGATCAGGCGGACTGTCGTGGCCGCCAGCGGAAAGGCGTTGATGCAGAGGCGGGCGACGCGCGTGTCCGGCTGATCGCCGGCGCGCTGGATCGCCTGCGGGGCCAGCGGTAGCTCGGCCGGCAACTCGCCGCCAGCGCTGAAGAGATGGGTGCCGGATTCGTCAACCATGTCGATTTGCAGGCTGAGACCGGCGGTACCGGAACCATTCGGGGCGCGAAGAAGGATCTCCAGACGGAGGTCGTCGCCGGAGATGACCTCGTCGGTCGGCACGCCGAGCGGATCGACAGGGCGAACGCGGAGCAGGCTGACGCGCGGCTCGGTCTCGTGGAGCAGGCGCTGGTAGTGATCGACGATGTCCTCGGCCAAGCCGACGTCGATGAGCTGACCACCCGAGAGCAGCGCGGCGCGATCGCAGAACGAGCGAACGGCGTTTGCGTCGTGCGAGACAAACAGGATGGTCGTACCGCGGGACTTCAGCTCGTCGAGCGCGCGATAGCACTTCTGTTGGAATGTCTGGTCGCCAACGGCGAGGACCTCGTCGATGACGAGGATTTCGGGATCCATATGGACGGCGATGCCGAAGCCGAGGCGGGCGTACATGCCGGACGAGTAGTGCTTGACTGGTGTGTCGATAAAGCGCTCGAGCTCGGCGAACTGAACGATCTGATCGAAGCGGCGCGCCATCTCCTTGCGGCTGAAGCCGTAGAGACTGCCGTTGAGGAAGACGTTGTCGCGTCCGCTCAGCTCGGGGTGGAAGCCAGCACCGAGCTCCAGCATGGCGTAGGTGCGGCCATTGACCCTGACAGCACCGCTGGACGGCTCAAGGATGCGGGTCACCAGCTTGAGCATGGTGCTCTTGCCGGCACCATTGCGACCGACCAGACCGAACGTCTCGCCGCGCCGGACGGTGAATGAGACATCACGGAGGGCCCAGAATTCCTCGGCTGCGCCGCGCGGACGGATCAGACCGACAAACCAGTCCTGGAACGAGGCGCGGCGCTCGTGGTGCAGCACGAAGCGGCGCGACACATCGCGAAACTCGATGGCGGGTTCGGCGGCGCGGGCAATCAGCGCCATCTAGAGTCGCTCCCCGAGTTGGTGGCTGACGCGATTGAAAAGGAAGTAGCCAACGACGACCATGGCCAAAGATGTGGCGAACGTGCGGGCCATGAAGAACGGGTCGGGCACGCCGCCGTAGTACAGGATCGTGTGCAGCTCGGCAATGATCGAGGCCATCGGGTTGAGCCGGTACATCAGGGAGACATAATCAGGAGCAACGTCCTCGACACGATAGAAGATCGGGGTCATGAAGAACCAGGCAGTCAGGCCGACTTCCACCAACACGGTCGTGTCGCGGAAGTAGATGTGGATGGCGGACAGGATCAGGACTGCGCCGACGAGAAAGGTCATCTGGACGAAGACGATCACCGGCAGGTAGAGCAACCAGGGCGTGAAGTCCATGCGCGCGACCAGCATGGCGGCGAAGATCACCGGCAGGGCGAGGACGTAGTTGGCCATGTTGGAGGCGACGACCGAGATCGGCAGCAGAATGCGGGGGAAGTAGACCTTGTTGATCAGCGAAGCGTTGTCAACGAGGGATGTCGTGCCCATGCCAATACTGGTCGAGGTCCAGTTCCAGGAGAGCAGGCCGATCAGGACGAAGACGGAGAAGTTGGGAATGGTCTCGCCGAGCAGTTGCGTGAAGACGAAGGTGAACACCAGCATCATCAGCAACGGATTGAGCAGCGACCAGAAAAACCCCAGGATCGAAGATTTGTAGCGGACCTTCAGATCCTTGGCTACAAGATTCCCGATCAGGCTACGATAGCGAAAGATCTCGGCAGTCTGCGATACCACGTTCCGACTTCCAATCGGCGGTGGCCCGTGCCGCCGCGACATTGCAGTATGGCCCAGACGAACGGTGCGCGCCAACCTGTCGCGAAACGATGTGTTGGCGTAGGGGCAGTGCGTGATATGCTCCGGCGTCATCCGGCGACGACGCTCGCTACCTCAGCTTGCAGTTAGCCCGCCCGGCCAGATTCGGCACGTACTCCGACGACCCCAACTGGAGTTTTCATGAAGAGCGCTCGCTCGCGTACGCGCACCTTCGCCGGTCTTCTCATTGTCATCCTTATCATCTCGTTGCTCGCGGCGTGCGGCGGATCCGATTCGCAGGATTCGACTGCGCCCGGCAGTGTGACGACGAGTGCACCAACTGCTGTCGCTACACTGCCATTGTCTGTAGCGACCACTGACCCTGAGCCGACGGCTACCGAAGAGACCGCCGATGAGCCAGAAGAATCCGAAGACACCGAGGAGCCAGCCGCGCCGCCGCTCGATCCGTCGGCGTTGCAGGGTGAGATCGATGCGCTGATCGCCGATGTTGATGGTCTGACGGCGATTGAGATCGAAGACCCGGACGGGACAACGCTCGCCAC
Protein-coding regions in this window:
- a CDS encoding FtsX-like permease family protein, yielding MVAIFAAAWRVIIQRGRADWLILAAALLIVTLATTLLSSGPIYASAVGLSGLHRTLNDAPVAESNVQISARIVPDDVRRFDDAVVRIAGDAFAATGGPIVRVGVSDSYALPDQENVRDLAIFSFYDGIEQHATIADGRWPETASGIVETAISDASAELLGLSIGDELTLANRRDVDVHTTIRLVGIFHINDASDPFWWDDEQVLVGVKDGQSFTTYGPFIVTPATFFSSAVTPSSSQVLWRIYPVVEQLQVNEIAQLRSNVNNLGARLEADLGVRNRVAVDTDLVNILRRAERSLLVTRTGVMILTLQLAILAGYALVLTAGLLVEQRRVETALLRSRGASNGQIAAMALMEGLLLAIPAAIAGPLIAAATLRLLNVVGPLTAIELRLQPQISPLAYLLSAVAAVACVIALVLPAGLTARTFIEARSGAGREGARGFAQRGGIDLALLAIGVLGYWQLRRYGAPITETVQGRLGLDPFLVAAPAIGMLAGAVAALRIIPLGARAIDRAVVRTRGLIASLGVWQVSRRPARYARAALLLILALSIGLFAVSYTATWRRSQIDQAAFQVGSDFRVTPDLRTGTALPQWNLANGYAQIDGVQNSMPTIRDVTSVSRSAGTGQIIALEASTAPSVVHFRSDLSETAFPDLMQSLLDGRPSLPALELPGDVQRLRMTASITLDPVEGVDVQPEPPPFSLSLIVRDGTGVLYRVDTARLASQTVLEIPLASAMSQDSVAAPTSPLSIVSIDIRSIVPRAIARTGQFAIPTLAVSPTLDGDDWTPVDLGAGWVASLSSVSGLADAATIDLIAADGVPSAHISTGSVTRDILLPMVYSLRPGTIEVPATVPIVASTSFLQGTESAVGDTVQMDLGGTRRDVNIVGAIEAFPTTASNRPSIVVDLPTLQTLSYLNSGLLQPVEEWWIAVRPGSSDRVETTLDAAPFSTWKLQSGDARVQALQTDPVALGIIGALSVGFVAAALFASVGFIVSSAVSAHERLTEFALLRALGLSPRQLSGWLSLENGLLVAMSVVGGTLLGLGLAWLVLPFVTLTQSAGAVIPAVIVTIPWATILLLELAIIGLLVLVVLVSGILLRRVGLGGLLRLGEE
- a CDS encoding ABC transporter ATP-binding protein, whose amino-acid sequence is MALIARAAEPAIEFRDVSRRFVLHHERRASFQDWFVGLIRPRGAAEEFWALRDVSFTVRRGETFGLVGRNGAGKSTMLKLVTRILEPSSGAVRVNGRTYAMLELGAGFHPELSGRDNVFLNGSLYGFSRKEMARRFDQIVQFAELERFIDTPVKHYSSGMYARLGFGIAVHMDPEILVIDEVLAVGDQTFQQKCYRALDELKSRGTTILFVSHDANAVRSFCDRAALLSGGQLIDVGLAEDIVDHYQRLLHETEPRVSLLRVRPVDPLGVPTDEVISGDDLRLEILLRAPNGSGTAGLSLQIDMVDESGTHLFSAGGELPAELPLAPQAIQRAGDQPDTRVARLCINAFPLAATTVRLIATLTNLGGDDRDVVDRSESQITVAPSSDQSRGLLRLNHEWSWQAPESVEAGGPTAKRIGK
- a CDS encoding ABC transporter permease; translation: MVSQTAEIFRYRSLIGNLVAKDLKVRYKSSILGFFWSLLNPLLMMLVFTFVFTQLLGETIPNFSVFVLIGLLSWNWTSTSIGMGTTSLVDNASLINKVYFPRILLPISVVASNMANYVLALPVIFAAMLVARMDFTPWLLYLPVIVFVQMTFLVGAVLILSAIHIYFRDTTVLVEVGLTAWFFMTPIFYRVEDVAPDYVSLMYRLNPMASIIAELHTILYYGGVPDPFFMARTFATSLAMVVVGYFLFNRVSHQLGERL